The genomic region tatgtaaaatacgaacgaataaatatttgttgtttgttttgataTTAATTGCAGTTAATTATTAGAAATTGTTTTGTGGCAATTGTCCTGATAGGTTACTGAGTAGATTTGGCAATAGAGTGAGAACGTTTAAATTTGCGTTTGCCAGATTGCACAGATGTTCCGCAGATATACATGTTAtgactttctttttattatattatatttctttttattattttattatttggaatgAATGTACCTGAATACTGAAATGCTTTTAGTTACTGAAAAGTGTTTACTTCGTCAGTACGttatttttgtgttcattttgtattttttaaaatattaaaatacctaCAACTATCGTAGCACGTGAAAGACTTTTGAACATAGCGCAAATGCGGGAAGAGCGATTCACTTTAGGGGaaatatttacaaattttgaGGATAATTTTAACGCATTAGTGTGGTACGCGATGCGGttactaattaaaaataacattctGTGCAATCTATGCAATAATTAGTAAGAACTTAATTAAGCGCAATTCCTTGTCGGACGGATACATATGGAAATGTAATGGATGTGGTCAGCGTACTTCAGTAAGAGATGGTTCGTTCTTCTCCAAAAGCCTGCTACCGTTGAAGAAAATGATAGTCATCATTTATGGCTTTGCAAATGACTTCCCACAAACCCAGATCAAGATTGAATCTGGGGTTGGAAGTCCCACTATTGTCGACTGGTGCAATTTCTGTCGAGAAGTGTGCACCAGATATTTGCAAGAGCACCCTGTGGAAATTGGAAGATTCGATGAAAATGGTCAACCCATTACGGTAGAAATTGATGAATCCTACTTCTTCCCCAGGAAGTACAATAGAGGTGCTTATAGGCCCGGACGCTGGATTTTTGGTGCTGTGGAGAGGAATAGTGGCAAATTATTCGTGATACCGGTGGCAGCAAAAAGCGAGGAAATACTATTGCCCATCATATCCAGGTATGTTATTGTTACAAATATATATCCAGGGAATAAAGTAATATTCTTTTTAGAATGATTTTACCGGGGTCAATAATTGTTTCCGATGGATGGAGGGCGTATACCAATATCGGTCGCTTAGAAGGAGGGGTGTATGAACACAGTGTTGTGATTCATCAGCAAAATTTTGTAGACCCTGATGATGATAGTGTTCATACACAGACCATTGAAAGTGTGTGGATGCGAGCAAAAAGAAGCTCCGCAGACAATGCGGAACTTCTAGAGATTTGTTCGAATCATATCTGGACGAATTTCAATGGAGAGTGTTACGTAGGGATGTCCACGAGTTACTTCACGCAAAGATCCCTGGTTCGAAATTAAATTACAGAAAATAACTTTCGTTTACAGAAAATTACCCCTATTAAAAATACGCAAGTGTAGCttaaaacaaaagtttttatttggatgttatcCGAAGAATGTTACAAACTCGACTGACTTTAAAAACATATTACAATATCTACACATTTTTTAAAACGGCAATATATTCTTATCAAGGGTTTCAATCTGAAGTGGGCTAGTAAGCCCAACCATCCCTTCATCTTAAAATAACGATAAACAAGCCATATGGCCCTCCGTATGTATAAAGTagaaatatcttttaaacacgGACACTGCCATATTTATAATGACTCGACAGAGAGAGCGGATAAAAAACAGGGACAGATTCGTAGAGTTTTTAATTTGTCTACAAGAACAGTTCGTAGTttagtttatttaaatttaagaTTAATTTAGTCAGTCGgtagtagaatttttagtttagtttaatttagtttattttGCTTTTTAGCAGAACAATTCatagtttaattaaatttaaaatcagTTTATATAGTTTAGTTTACACTTTTTAATTAAGTTGTGTGTATGTATgtttttgtgtgtgtgtgtgtgtgtgtgtgtgtgtgtgtgtgtgtgtgtgtgtgtgtgtgtgtgtgtgtgtgtgtgtgtgtgtgtgtgtgtgtgtgtgagagagagagagagagagagagagaaagagagtgAGAGAAGATGAAGAAGCAGGTCATTTAGCcacagtttttaaaattttatttattaaaagtgcttACTAGGTACCTTTGAACCTGCTTAAATTTATTATACATTATCACATTTCACATTCTTtgtgatttattattaatgtaattACTTAGATCCAATTACATAATGTATAGGTTGAACGTTTAAAGAAACAGAACttattttttccaacttttttATAATGGTTTTGTAATATAATATTACATGTGGTTCTAAATATTTTGACCAGTAAATTGATGTGTCTCTATttcttttttatatacaaatcATAATAAAATGCTTTTATACAAAGCAAAATACAATTACaaatagaaatttttttaatttctgcgTTTGTCGGTTtgataaataaaacactttattaTCGCGATATTTGTCATTTCAAATAAGTActttaattaatactaatacaCATTACATTATAATACACAACACTAAATTTACATTTGTTACCAGGTTGACGTTTTGTTATggaattataatattatatatttatacaaaaaaatatatacctaccttTTACCCATATAAATAGCAAAATAGCTACCACTTCcattttagacaaattatttttttctataataGTACTGTGGACTTTCTGTATATCTGTATAATAGTACTGTATATCTGTATTTTCAGTTGCATATAGTCTGGAGCCTATATCACAGCTTTATTATTTCTGTGGACTTGTATATCTGTGTTTTCAGTTGCATATATTCTGGAGTCtcttattatcacagctttttagTATTCTTGTCTTAAATCAATGTTAGAGTTTTTTCGATTGCTATAAGTTCAACTGAAAAGATGCTATACTATTAGATaatctgtaattattttattggcgactttattatttatacaaatcttatttttatatagataataataaataaaatatatagtaaaatattaaaacagcAGAATTTTACTTACTTTGCACTTTATTTTACAAATttattttcatatagattataataaacaaaaaatatatagtaaaatcttaaagcagcagaattttacttattttacactttttaactttattattgatACTAAAATCTTGGTATTTCGAGATAATTAGaaaacattaaaaattaaaaatttaaaaatttttgtcgttattttatCTACATATGTAGTTAATGTTTTACAtttattgtcaataaataaattaataaaaacatatcaCATGCTCTTTCCCAATTTATTCTAAGAacacatggcaacactgttaggCCTTCATTTCCTTGTATCTGTAGCTAACTTCTCAGACCCCGCAATTTAATGAAGTCCTAGAATATAATTGGTTCTTTGATAGTTGATAGGCTAATTTGAACTTTTATTTTGTGATTATTATCTGTACAAACATTGGACTGCTGATCGACCAATCACAATAAGCCAAGTGACAGACGTCAGACGTCGGCATATGACGTTTATTTATTTgatttgtttaaaataaattaagtcaAAACTACTTAGCGGTAGTGGCACCGgtatttattttgcaaatctaTTCAAACTCAACTTGAAAGAAAATATAAACCATAAGCACCACACCCTAAGGAAAAGTAAAACTTCCGTTGATAACAGTTATGAACAAATTGTATATTTACAGTGTTTTACTTGGCCTCCTGCTAAGTGTATTTTCTAGTGTTTCTGAAGGATGTAAGGGATGTGTTAACTTGGATGAATACAACTTCGACAAAATCGTTTCCAGATTTGAAGCTGTTTTAGTTAAATTCGACGTGAACTACCCCTATGGTGACAAACACGATGTATTTAACACTCTCGCTACCGAAATTGTGGATAGCAAGAACTTAATACTAGGACAAGTTGCTATCAAAGATTATGGTGAGAAAGAAAACGAagaatttgcaaaaaaattcggTATACAATCCAAAGAGGATTTACCAGCTCTCAGACTTTTTGTCCAAGGAGAGGATGAACCATTTGCTTTTCACAAAAATATGTTATGGAATAATGAAAACTTGAAGAAATTCATAGTAGACCACACTAACATTTACCTAGGACTTCCAGGATGTTTGGAAACGTTTGACAAATTAGCCAACAAGTTTTCAAAAGCTAATGATAAGGATTCTGTTCTTAAAGAAGCTGAGAAGGCAGTTGCAAAGCTAGACACAGATGTAAGTAATTTGATATTTCTCTCCTTCTTCAGCCTTTTTGCATCTTCTTCTTTAAATGCCCAGtcagaggttggatatcatcatcactatctttactctatctactgctgctctgaagagttctataaaactgcatttaaaccagtcccttaaattcttcaaccatgacactctccttcttcctatactccttccgcctcttatctttccctgtattatcagtcttagcatttcatatagCTGTcctctcattacgtgtcccagatattgtaactttcttatttttattgtgttaattatttcgcattctttacccatttctcgcaatactttcgtgttcgttttcttctgtgtccatgctattctaaacatccttctgtaacaccacatttcaaatgactgtagcttatttatgtgttcttgcttcaatgtacAGCTTTCAAATCTGtattgcagtatcgagaacacgtagcatctcaaagctcttactctcagttctaagctaaggtctttgttgcagagaattgttttcgtttttacaaatgcatttcttgctatttctatcctggtccttatttctgttgtttgatcatttttctctgaaatccaggttcctagttatttgtatttatcaaccctttgtATCAGTAaatttcccaaatgtatgttagaagtgaataccaagaaaacggaatatatgtgcgttggaggtatacagcaggatctagcgttggaaaatgaaataactattaatcactgtcaggaatataaatacttgggtcttacaattacacaagatggaacgttggacaagaatatccaagaaaggtgcacacaaggaaggaaagctatcgcattattgaacaaaatcctatgggaccaaagtatctccaaagaaaataaacgtaacatctataacagcattgttaagagcattataacatacagcagcgaagtttggccacttaaagaaaaatccgaaaatatgctcagaacaactgaaatggacttctggagaagatctgctggtatatcaagaatacaaaaaatcagaaatacaagaatattggagataatggatgtaaagcatacaataatggacgatataaaaacaaagcaactaagatggtttggccacgtacaacgtatggaagaagacagattacccaagcaagtgctacgatgggcaccaaaaggacggcggaagagaggaagacctaggaaaagctggatagaaggaatccatagggaaatcggagaaagaggcttgaacgaagacatgtgctacgatcgagagcaatggcgattgggaatcggaagacatcatagaacgttatgaaccgattatatatatatatatatatatatatatatatatatttaaaaacataagatatagatctttgaaacacactcagtgaaccaaagatccaaggttattggtttaacaaccactcgtacgaaatcaaatagatgaaatagagaatgtggaaaaatccccttacgaacaattcacatatatatatatatatatatatatatatatatatatatatatatatatgcttggctctatgtttgttttcttagttattatcatgtatttggtctttttatattcatttttagtccatattcttcacagaaactgtttgttttgtttagtagcaATTGGAGATATTCAGCAGAGCTGACCATAAGCACGGTGTCaactgcatatcttatgttgttaatagatcttccgttaattattattctttcactttgagatagtaatgcttcttcaaaaatggcttcactatatgcattaaagagtaatggagacataagaCATCACTGCCtgactcctctcctgatttcaatttctggactgggttcgttatctattacaatttgtgctctttgattccagtaaaggtttgttattattcgtaagtctcTTTTATCtataaaaaaccataaaatcctttataaaaggtatatttgttaaaatccctatacagggctacatcacagaacagaactagttttcgatcggatgaccgatcatcatcagtgtttacgtgattctaacatgctaaccatcaaagtaaaaaatatttgggtaaaaaccctttacaattaatccgtcataggaacatagaaataaaatgtgaaattaaacatggatctttaaaatatccaatgtttcatgatggtacctagagcatgaaacattggatattttaaagaTCCATCTTTAATTTCACATTTTatttctatgttcctatgacggattaattgtaaagggtttttacccaaatattttttactttggtggttagcatgttagattcacggAAGCAATGATGATGATCAGTCAttcgatcgaaaactagttctgttctgtgatgtagccctgtatagggattttaacaaatatacagtcggaaaaatgaaagaatacccttgaacgatcacatcaatcacttattttgtatttgctgtctttttctattacAAATGACATTTGCTATAACATTTtctattatttatagaaaaagacagcaaatacaaaataagtgattgatgtgatcgttcatgggtattctttcatttttccgactgtaccttttataaaggattttatgtttttttgtaataaatggtatacagccaactacaggaaaatgtttttccttgtggatttcttTTGTATATGTTTTTTGTCtatagaatttggactaatttggACTTTTTCCATCTACTTGTGAACAAAGACCTCTCcagtcttctctgttttgtgctatttgttgccagtttctccccacttttgctttgaGGTCTTCTAGTCATCATTTTTCTGGTCTTCCTCTACTGTGACTGTGCTcgtgtggtctccaatgtacaatgtttctcatCCACTTTTCATTGTTTTGTTGTGCAACATGTCCTACTTTCAGTTTCATGTCATTTGTGCAATTcatccaccttcgtcctgctttGCACATGCTCATATTGTATAAATTCTCTCAGAGGTACTCCTAATATAGCTCATTCCATGGCCCTCTGtgttgtttttaatatattagctGATAACTCTGGTATAAAGGTCTTCATTCCGTAAGTAATAACTGGTCGAATACAAGTGTAAAGTACCCACttttttagatttattggtatctttttgtttttcaacacatcactgagtcttccttcttcttaaagttccgctcctatcggagattggaaatcattctggcaattataattttgttggttacgcgccggaaCAGTTCAATTgaactgcatccaaaccattcacagagattgcgtagccacgagattttacgtcttcctacgcttcttctgcctttgattttgccctgcattatattccttaatagttcgtatttttcacctctcatgatgtgccccaagtactccaacttcctgatttttatggaatttaaaacttcgcattgttttcctagttgtttgagcacttgtgcgtttgttttacaatatgtccatgatattttcagaatacgtctataacaccacatttcgaatgcttccaggtttttaatgtgggattgttttagtgtccatgcctcaaccccatacaaaagggtggagaaaatataacaacgaagcattcttatccggagcgttatattgatattgcgattacagaaaagtttcctcattctgttaaaaatggatcgtgcaatttcaatgcggcatcttatttcttttgtctgatcagtatcttctgtgatccatgctccaaggtatttgtacgaagatatttgctcaatttctgtattatccagtactagtctaactctgatgttttgtgcttttgtaaataccatgaacttggttttcttcaaatttatttttagtccataatcgTTGCAATGTATATTTAGTTGTTGTGCAAGGTGTTGCAATTCTTCTAGTGTTCCCGCTAAAAGtacggtatcgtcagcatatcttatattattaagtggctcaccgtttattattaggccctcattgacttcggccaacgctaattctgagatggcttcactatataaattaaataacaatggtGATGTACAATGTTTCTCATCCACGTTTCATTGTTTTGTTGTGCAACATGTCCTACTTTCAGTTTCATGTCATTTGTGCAATTcatccaccttc from Diabrotica virgifera virgifera chromosome 3, PGI_DIABVI_V3a harbors:
- the LOC126881878 gene encoding protein windbeutel, whose product is MNKLYIYSVLLGLLLSVFSSVSEGCKGCVNLDEYNFDKIVSRFEAVLVKFDVNYPYGDKHDVFNTLATEIVDSKNLILGQVAIKDYGEKENEEFAKKFGIQSKEDLPALRLFVQGEDEPFAFHKNMLWNNENLKKFIVDHTNIYLGLPGCLETFDKLANKFSKANDKDSVLKEAEKAVAKLDTDRERDIAKTYIKFMKKTIEAGDTFINQEQKRLNKIVSEGKVNEKKKRELSNRLNILKSFSQEVSKTEL